A single window of Streptomyces xanthii DNA harbors:
- a CDS encoding FtsX-like permease family protein, whose translation MIGTRLARAALRAHRPAFVGTAVAALFAAAVVSSSTTVLTATSASGVSAADRRILTANGVGDIAAVLLIGSVYMSIFVVAATMGTAVTQQHRELALVRAIGARPGQVRRAVVLQALAAAVPAASAGCALGGGLLAPFWFHGMVDHGLIPASVPYRFSWLALPVCLAVAVVTSTLAAFLCSLRFSRLRPARALSEAATGRPGLGPLRAPLGVLAIAGAAVLSVLLSKQAPQDANAGAFLVLILFCVGAGLLGPRLIGPVAWAVSASVGRFGPSARLAVLNVRAQPRRFAAAVVPLVLVVGFGLTKIALRTTAHHVTGSAGSPGEVWLDAMGTGLYACFAAIASANTLAMISLERRRDLALLRVVGSQRRQLHAMAFWEALVVTATALLLGTAIALATLAPILTTTFGSPLPYVPWAVAAAIALATVALTATSTGVPVGVAVRGRAIDAVRG comes from the coding sequence GTGATCGGTACGAGACTGGCGCGCGCCGCCCTGAGGGCCCACCGTCCGGCGTTCGTGGGCACGGCGGTGGCCGCGCTCTTCGCGGCGGCGGTCGTGAGCTCCTCGACGACGGTCCTCACGGCCACGAGCGCGTCCGGCGTCTCCGCGGCGGACCGCCGCATCCTCACGGCGAACGGCGTCGGTGACATCGCCGCGGTCCTTCTGATCGGTTCTGTCTACATGTCGATCTTCGTGGTCGCGGCGACGATGGGGACGGCGGTGACGCAGCAGCACCGCGAGCTGGCCCTGGTCCGCGCGATCGGGGCCCGTCCGGGCCAGGTGCGCCGGGCGGTGGTGCTCCAGGCGCTGGCCGCGGCGGTGCCGGCGGCGTCGGCCGGGTGCGCGCTGGGCGGCGGGCTGCTGGCCCCGTTCTGGTTCCACGGCATGGTCGACCACGGTCTGATCCCGGCGTCGGTCCCCTACCGCTTCTCCTGGCTCGCCCTCCCGGTCTGCCTGGCGGTGGCGGTGGTCACCTCCACGCTCGCCGCGTTCCTGTGCTCGCTCCGCTTCTCCCGCCTGCGCCCGGCCAGGGCCCTCTCGGAGGCGGCGACGGGCCGCCCCGGCCTCGGCCCGCTGCGGGCGCCGCTGGGGGTCCTCGCCATCGCGGGCGCGGCCGTCCTCTCCGTCCTGCTGTCGAAGCAGGCACCGCAGGACGCGAACGCGGGCGCCTTCCTGGTCCTGATCCTCTTCTGCGTGGGGGCGGGACTGCTCGGGCCGCGGCTCATCGGCCCGGTGGCCTGGGCGGTCTCGGCGTCCGTCGGCCGCTTCGGGCCGAGCGCGCGTCTGGCGGTGCTGAACGTCCGCGCGCAGCCGCGCCGCTTCGCCGCCGCCGTCGTCCCGCTCGTGCTCGTCGTCGGGTTCGGCCTCACGAAGATCGCGCTGCGCACCACGGCCCACCACGTCACGGGCTCCGCCGGCAGCCCCGGGGAGGTGTGGCTCGACGCCATGGGCACGGGCCTCTATGCGTGCTTCGCCGCCATCGCCTCCGCCAACACGCTGGCCATGATCTCCCTGGAGCGGCGCCGTGACCTGGCCCTGCTCCGCGTGGTCGGCTCGCAGCGCCGCCAGCTCCACGCGATGGCCTTCTGGGAGGCGCTGGTGGTGACGGCGACGGCCCTCCTCCTGGGCACGGCCATCGCCCTGGCCACCCTCGCCCCCATCCTGACGACGACCTTCGGCTCCCCGCTCCCGTACGTCCCGTGGGCGGTGGCGGCGGCGATCGCCCTGGCCACGGTGGCCCTCACGGCGACGTCGACGGGGGTGCCGGTGGGCGTGGCAGTACGGGGCCGGGCGATCGACGCCGTGCGGGGCTGA
- the recN gene encoding DNA repair protein RecN, giving the protein MRIRSLGVIDDAVVELSPGFTAVTGETGAGKTMVVTSLGLLLGGRADPALVRIGAKNAVVEGRVAVPAGSAALARAEEAGAELDDGVLLLSRTVSAEGRSRAHLGGRSVPVGVLGELADELVAVHGQTDQQGLLKLGRQRQALDRYAGDAVAGPLAEYRGVYKRLKKVSAELDEITTRARERAQEADLLRFGLDEIAAVEPRAGEDVELAEEASRLGHAEGLASAAAAAHAALAGNPEDPEGVDAQTLVGGAHRALEAVRSHDPALGALAERIGEVQILLTDVAAELAGYADDLDADPLRLAAVEERRAALTQLTRKYGEDVAGVLAWAESSAARLLELDGDDERIGELTAERASLRGELGDLAQELTRARAEAASRFADAVTEELASLAMPHARVSFDIRQTDTDGPDGVEVDGRTVVCGPTGVDEVELLLAPHPGAPPRPIAKGASGGELSRVMLAVEVVFAGTDPVPTYLFDEVDAGVGGKAAVEIGRRLAKLARTAQVVVVTHLPQVAAFADRQLLVEKTNDGSVTRSGVTVLEGEDRVRELSRMLAGQEDSQTARAHAEELLEAARADA; this is encoded by the coding sequence ATGCGGATACGGTCGCTGGGAGTCATCGACGACGCGGTGGTGGAGCTTTCGCCCGGATTCACCGCGGTGACCGGTGAGACCGGAGCGGGCAAGACCATGGTCGTCACGAGCCTCGGGCTGCTGCTCGGCGGCCGCGCCGACCCTGCGCTCGTGCGGATCGGTGCCAAGAACGCGGTGGTGGAGGGGCGCGTCGCCGTCCCCGCCGGTTCGGCCGCGCTGGCCCGCGCCGAGGAGGCCGGGGCCGAGCTCGACGACGGGGTGCTCCTGCTCAGCCGGACCGTCTCGGCGGAGGGACGCTCGCGGGCGCACCTGGGCGGCCGGTCCGTCCCGGTGGGCGTGCTCGGCGAACTCGCCGACGAACTCGTCGCGGTGCACGGCCAGACCGACCAGCAGGGACTGCTCAAGCTCGGGCGGCAGCGCCAGGCGCTCGACCGGTACGCCGGGGACGCCGTCGCGGGCCCGCTCGCCGAGTACCGGGGCGTCTACAAGCGGCTCAAGAAGGTCAGCGCCGAGCTCGACGAGATCACCACCCGCGCCCGCGAACGGGCCCAGGAGGCCGATCTGCTGCGCTTCGGGCTCGACGAGATCGCCGCCGTGGAACCGCGCGCGGGCGAGGACGTCGAGCTGGCCGAGGAGGCCTCCCGGCTCGGCCACGCCGAAGGGCTCGCCTCCGCCGCCGCGGCCGCGCACGCCGCGCTGGCCGGCAACCCCGAGGACCCCGAGGGCGTCGACGCGCAGACTCTGGTCGGCGGCGCGCACCGGGCCCTGGAGGCCGTCCGCTCCCACGACCCGGCGCTCGGCGCGCTCGCCGAGCGGATCGGCGAGGTGCAGATCCTGCTCACCGACGTCGCCGCCGAACTCGCCGGGTACGCCGACGACCTGGACGCCGACCCGCTGCGCCTCGCGGCCGTCGAGGAGCGGCGCGCCGCGCTCACCCAGCTGACCCGCAAGTACGGCGAGGACGTCGCGGGCGTCCTCGCGTGGGCCGAGTCGAGCGCCGCCCGGCTGCTCGAACTCGACGGGGACGACGAGCGCATCGGCGAACTCACCGCCGAACGCGCCTCGCTGCGCGGCGAACTCGGCGATCTGGCCCAGGAGCTGACCCGGGCCCGCGCCGAGGCCGCGTCCCGGTTCGCCGATGCCGTCACCGAGGAGCTCGCCTCGCTCGCGATGCCGCACGCCCGGGTCTCCTTCGACATCCGGCAGACCGACACCGACGGCCCCGACGGCGTCGAGGTCGACGGGCGCACCGTCGTGTGCGGACCCACCGGCGTCGACGAGGTCGAGCTGCTGCTCGCCCCGCACCCCGGCGCCCCGCCCCGGCCCATCGCGAAGGGCGCGTCCGGCGGTGAGCTGTCGCGCGTGATGCTCGCCGTCGAGGTCGTCTTCGCGGGCACCGACCCCGTGCCCACGTACCTCTTCGACGAGGTCGACGCGGGCGTCGGCGGCAAGGCGGCCGTCGAGATCGGCCGCAGGCTCGCCAAGCTCGCCCGGACCGCCCAGGTGGTCGTGGTCACGCACCTGCCGCAGGTCGCGGCGTTCGCCGACCGGCAGCTCCTCGTGGAGAAGACGAACGACGGATCGGTGACCCGGTCCGGCGTCACCGTCCTCGAAGGGGAGGACCGGGTACGGGAGTTGTCGCGGATGCTCGCCGGCCAGGAGGACTCCCAGACGGCGCGCGCCCACGCCGAGGAACTCCTCGAAGCGGCCCGGGCGGACGCCTGA